The proteins below are encoded in one region of Equus caballus isolate H_3958 breed thoroughbred chromosome 16, TB-T2T, whole genome shotgun sequence:
- the BHLHE40 gene encoding class E basic helix-loop-helix protein 40 — MKPGEGGQVAPSLPGSGQTCLESQGRTRSSNPPTRSHLTQPAASPLLLSSPPHPPPPHSALTASPPRSLPPPRPPHFSFTWLARRRRRREHTPPVCAQSQSQRPRGHHARPQLKQQHLKAAAPSSLADFRELRLRRTPAERPFQDSPHRDAPLLQTGAHSAPARRAMERIPSAQPPPACLPKAPGLEPGDLPGMDFAHMYQVYKSRRGMKRSDDSKETYKLPHRLIEKKRRDRINECIAQLKDLLPEHLKLTTLGHLEKAVVLELTLKHVKALTNLIDQQQQKIIALQSGLQAGELSGRNVEAGQEMFCSGFQTCAREVLQYLAKHENTRDLKSSQLVTHLHRVVSELLQGGTSRKPADPAPKVMDFKEKPSSLANGSEGPGKNCVPVIQRTFPHSSGEQSGSDTDTDSGYGGESEKGDLRGEQPYFKSDHGRRFTMGERIGAIKQESEEPPTKKSRMQLSDDEGHFTGSDLMSSPFLGPHPHQPPFCLPFYLIPPSATAYLPMLEKCWYPTSVPVLYPGLNASAAALTSFMNPDKISAPLLMPQRLPSPLPTHPALDSSALLQALKQIPPLNLETKD; from the exons ATGAAGCCGGGGGAGGGCGGGCAGGTCGCTCCTTCCCTCCCCGGCAGCGGCCAGACGTGCCTGGAGTCACAGGGTAGAACACGTAGCTCCAACCCACCCACACGCTCCCATTTAACCCAGCCCGCAGCCTCTCCATTACTCCTCAgctcgcccccccaccccccccccccccactccgcCCTAACCGCCTCCCCCCCGCGCTCTCTCCCGCCTCCCCGCCCGCCCCACTTCTCATTCACTTGGCTCGCACGGCGCAGACGGCGCAGGGAGCACACACCGCCAGTCTGTGcgcagagccagagccagaggcCGCGGGGACACCATGCACGCCCCCAACTGAAGCAGCAGCACCTCAAAGCCGCAGCTCCCAGCAGCCTAGCGGATTTCAGGGAGCTCAGACTCAGAAGAACCCCTGCGGAGAGACCCTTCCAGGACAGTCCTCACCGCGACGCTCCGCTACTGCAGACAGGAGCGCACAGTGCCCCGGCTCGCCGCGCCATGGAGCGGATCCCCAGCGCGCAACCGCCCCCCGCCTGCCTGCCCAAAGCGCCAGGACTGGAGCCCGGCGACCTACCAGG GATGGATTTTGCCCACATGTACCAAGTGTACAAGTCGAGGCGAGGAATGAAGCGGAGCGACGACAGCAAG GAGACCTACAAACTGCCGCACCGGCTCATCGAGAAAAAGAGACGTGACCGGATTAACGAGTGCATCGCCCAGCTGAAGGATCTCCTACCCGAACATCTCAAACTTACA ACTTTGGGTCACTTGGAAAAAGCGGTGGTTCTTGAACTTACCTTGAAGCATGTGAAAGCGCTAACAAACCTAATTGATCAGCAGCAGCAGAAAATCATCGCCCTGCAGAGCGGTTTACAAGCTG GTGAGCTGTCGGGGAGAAATGTCGAAGCAGGTCAAGAGATGTTCTGCTCAGGTTTCCAGACGTGTGCCCGGGAGGTGCTTCAGTACCTGGCGAAGCATGAGAACACTCGGGACCTGAAGTCTTCACAGCTCGTCACTCACCTCCACCGAGTGGTCTCGGAGCTGCTGCAGGGTGGTACCTCCAGGAAGCCGGCAGACCCGGCTCCCAAAGTGATGGACTTCAAGGAGAAACCCAGCTCCCTGGCCAACGGCTCCGAAGGCCCTGGGAAAAACTGTGTGCCAGTCATCCAGCGGACTTTCCCTCACTCAAGTGGGGAGCAGAGTGGCAGTGACACGGACACAGACAGCGGCTACGGAGGAGAATCAGAGAAGGGTGACTTGCGCGGCGAGCAACCGTACTTCAAGAGCGATCATGGACGCAGGTTCACCATGGGAGAAAGGATTGGTGCTATTAAGCAAGAATCTGAAGAACCCCCCACAAAAAAGAGCAGAATGCAGCTCTCAGATGATGAAGGCCATTTCACTGGCAGTGACCTGATGAGCTCCCCGTTCCTGGGTCCACACCCGCACCAGCCTCCCTTTTGCCTGCCCTTCTACCTGATCCCACCCTCAGCAACTGCCTACTTGCCCATGCTGGAGAAGTGCTGGTACCCCACCTCGGTCCCAGTGTTGTACCCGGGCCTCAACGCCTCCGCTGCAGCCCTCACCAGCTTCATGAACCCAGACAAGATCTCGGCCCCCTTGCTCATGCCCCAGAGACTCCCTTCTCCCTTGCCCACCCATCCGGCCCTCGACTCTTCTGCCCTGCTCCAAGCTCTGAAGCAGATCCCCCCTTTAAACTTAGAAACCAAAGACTAA